The sequence GGCGGGCGGCGGGCGGCTCGCGAGGCGCTCAGTCCTCGCGGCGCAGATGCGGGAACAGCAGCACGTCGCGGATCGTCGGGCTGTCGGTGAGCAGCATCACGAGACGGTCGATGCCGATTCCGCAGCCGCCTGTCGGAGGCATCCCGTATTCGAGCGCGCGGATGTAGTCGGCGTCGAAGAACATCGCTTCCTCGTCGCCCGCGTCCTTTTGCTCGACCTGCTTCCTGAAGCGCGCGGCCTGATCCTCCGGATCGTTCAGCTCCGAGAAGCCGTTCGCGATCTCGCGGCCGGTGACGAAGAGCTCGAAGCGCTCGGTGATGCCGGCCACCGTGTCCGATTCGCGCGCGAGCGGCGACACTTCGATCGGGTAGTCGATGATGAAGGTCGGCTCCCACAGTTGCGCTTCCGCAGTTTCCTCGAACAGCGCGAGCTGCAGCGCGCCGATGCCGGCGTTCAGGAACGCCGGCTGCGCGACGTCGACGCCGAGGCGCTTCAGTTCGCTGCGCAGGTAGGCGTCGTCCGACAACTGGCCGTCGGTGTACTGCGGCGCATACTTCTGGATGGCCTGCGTGATCGTCAGACGATGGAACGGCTTCGCGAGATCGAGCTCGCGGCCCTGATACTGGATCGTCGCGGTGCCGAGCGCGTCGACGGCCGCCTGGCGGATCAACTGCTCGGTGAAGTCCATCAGCCAGCGGTAGTCGGTGTACGCGGCGTAGAACTCCATCATCGTGAATTCCGGGTTGTGGCGCGGCGACACGCCCTCGTTGCGGAAATTCCGGTTGATCTCGAACACGCGCTCGAAACCGCCGACGATGAGCCGCTTCAGGTACAACTCCGGCGCGATGCGCAGGAACATCTGCATGTCGAGCGCGTTGTGGTGCGTGACGAACGGTTTCGCGGCCGCGCCGCCCGGGATCGGGTGCAGCATCGGCGTCTCGACTTCCATGAAGTCGGCGTCGCTCATGAACTTACGGATCGACGCGATCGCCTTGGTGCGCGCGCGGAACGTC comes from Burkholderia savannae and encodes:
- the lysS gene encoding lysine--tRNA ligase, which translates into the protein MTESTQPQAAVAADENQIIAERRDKLRTLRDQGIAYPNDFQPAHHAADLQTEFADADKEALEAKPLEVSVAGRMMLKRVMGKASFATVQDGSGQIQFFVTPADVGAETYDAFKKWDLGDIVAARGVLFRTNKGELSVKCTELRLLAKALRPLPDKFHGLADQETRYRQRYVDLIVTPETRATFRARTKAIASIRKFMSDADFMEVETPMLHPIPGGAAAKPFVTHHNALDMQMFLRIAPELYLKRLIVGGFERVFEINRNFRNEGVSPRHNPEFTMMEFYAAYTDYRWLMDFTEQLIRQAAVDALGTATIQYQGRELDLAKPFHRLTITQAIQKYAPQYTDGQLSDDAYLRSELKRLGVDVAQPAFLNAGIGALQLALFEETAEAQLWEPTFIIDYPIEVSPLARESDTVAGITERFELFVTGREIANGFSELNDPEDQAARFRKQVEQKDAGDEEAMFFDADYIRALEYGMPPTGGCGIGIDRLVMLLTDSPTIRDVLLFPHLRRED